The following are encoded together in the Candidatus Tumulicola sp. genome:
- a CDS encoding translocation/assembly module TamB domain-containing protein produces the protein MRKVLAIGLVAAVLVAGFAVARRHDFVRFVIGAAAGAAGYSVSIARQRVGFDALELQDVHVSRAGIPLLDAARVDLRYSLRDLLPGSTRRFGVAAIDVYGAKLTIERAADGTYNFLGPPAPWQLPQAQLPVEVDNVPLRFTLRLRDTAVELLEPAAYDPSAKRVVIHGFRVDASIDTGAVSRYRARGAFAGTRRDDPFTIDGTMDALRGYATHRARAPRFPLRALANYFADSPVIRVLKGRARNFDARLYALDVQPNVTPDYHANLQLDIDGGSLALAMLAAPLDNVRGRVQLVDDTFFLRRIDASLAGVRLHVTGGIYDFAGGLTGSPQLRLGIHGDGDLAQLRNAFTFTRREPMRGALQLGVLVAGPIGDPIIVARASSPHLVYRNVPFDGLRAGVVYHHNVVGFAPLTAAYGTTHLWLRGVLGIGKRLTSELALHVAGPASGLPFLNRLMGDEAVRLDAVAHGIDLNFAVHGAASSARGIGPMAAIFELGPTGTAEVSPFWLHSGSGSLTGGYQLDRPHASSAYWALADGLSIHALQTQFPGLTLPVVPPMSGSLRAAAIVGGNTGPDAALAGTIATGALTIATVPFAFARASFDGSPAAARITGIRAAGPWGTFSGSGQMSSKAFVAGGDYRGTFEGLRQFIGPDLRARGGISGGASIAVEGNKIVVQGRNMRLHDASFRGIPVDSADLTLAVAGPQLQIYSALAKADGGEVVASGSFGLSPHGDPGSLALAVRDIKAAGLRGLGLPLDAGRVTASGRLSAGSPLPEFNGGVSIAGGRLQRYAISGDGDVALSGETAHLRRVIGSLGTTYAKVDGDIGSLAAGGPSFALDADVPAADVASTLHALGYPNYMTQGTFNARLHIGGSGATPNVGGTVNAPAGNVNGLPFVDATAQLFANASGVRANGGSVRIGSTSARFDASTGRERTRVTVEAPSADLADFNNFFDAGDMFAGRGSVALSAALDRARMRSRGNVAIEGLAWRDLPIGGAVANWSSAHDAVTGALSIGGKEGRLSANGSFVLRPASDLQTTIVNSRYNLSASVTNADLSLWSAAFGFAQLPIRGRADATMRIDGRYPDAAMRAQATVRDGGVGPLALDTATAAVHARSGRLTIDNAEIATRGLQATVGGSIGLRPGDPVDVSLHAATSQLPVLVAQVTGASIPISGSFESTLHVGGTFRSPSFVAGIDATDVDAYGIAISSFFGEVRLHGRSLVLSNAGATISGGELTLAGSLPLELAPLRIGPQDQPISFDIDAVGLNPAAIDGLLGNGTRLSGSIDGHLGLTGTIARPIVIGHATLQNGSYVSNVERTPITNAVGRLTFDRTSASIDRAGARLGSGTVDASGRVAFPHGFQARSGFSFVVKAIATGAQLDLPEYGTGTLNADLALTKTPSSSALLSGKATLSDASLPFAAFLHAAQGGDADTTTSASAFHLPPLAFDVDAAAGRNVRVRGSGYGAGLDIGVAGSVRLAGTTSSPQLIGSIGSTGGTLTYFDRAFRVHEGNVSFAQGAGLVPDIHAVATTSVVNPDPDRARNPYGQAEITIAVDGPIDGLKIDFTTNPSGYTRDQIISMIAPFGGFLNGIAFNSQSPYQVESPGGITPLGAVSPLPAGAYQTRNGVITVGQEAFNILNAQFAAGLLAPLEGALGQGLGLSSVDLNLGYYGNVGITATRLLGKTVSAVYATTFGIPQIQSFGIKMQPSPFTSATLNFFYQTSPTKLFQEPVTIVGPSNGLLLSQPLLGNSGFNVSVQRYLW, from the coding sequence GTGCGCAAGGTATTGGCGATCGGCCTGGTGGCCGCCGTGCTCGTAGCCGGGTTTGCCGTAGCGCGCAGGCACGATTTCGTTCGGTTCGTCATCGGCGCGGCTGCCGGCGCGGCCGGTTATTCCGTTTCGATCGCACGCCAGCGCGTTGGGTTCGACGCTTTGGAATTGCAGGACGTCCACGTGTCGCGCGCGGGTATTCCACTGCTCGACGCGGCGCGCGTCGACCTGCGCTATTCGCTGCGCGATCTGTTGCCCGGCAGCACCAGGCGTTTTGGAGTTGCCGCGATCGACGTGTACGGGGCCAAGCTCACCATCGAGCGCGCCGCGGACGGCACGTACAACTTTCTCGGGCCGCCCGCCCCCTGGCAACTTCCGCAAGCGCAATTGCCGGTCGAGGTCGACAACGTTCCCTTGCGGTTTACACTACGGCTGCGCGATACGGCGGTGGAACTGCTCGAACCGGCTGCCTACGATCCAAGCGCCAAGCGCGTCGTCATCCACGGATTTCGAGTTGACGCGTCGATCGATACGGGAGCCGTGTCGCGCTATCGCGCGCGCGGCGCCTTTGCCGGAACCCGTCGCGACGATCCGTTTACAATCGACGGTACGATGGACGCGCTGCGTGGGTATGCGACGCATCGAGCCCGGGCGCCGCGGTTTCCCCTGCGGGCGTTGGCCAATTACTTCGCCGACTCGCCGGTCATTCGCGTGCTCAAAGGCCGCGCACGCAACTTCGATGCGCGTTTGTACGCACTCGACGTGCAGCCAAACGTCACGCCCGACTATCACGCCAACCTGCAGTTGGATATCGACGGCGGAAGCTTGGCTCTGGCGATGTTGGCGGCGCCGCTCGACAATGTGCGCGGCCGCGTGCAGCTGGTCGACGACACGTTCTTTCTTCGCCGCATCGACGCGAGTCTGGCCGGCGTGCGCTTGCACGTGACCGGCGGAATCTACGATTTCGCGGGAGGCCTGACCGGCAGCCCGCAACTGCGCCTCGGCATCCATGGCGACGGCGACCTCGCGCAGTTGCGCAATGCGTTCACATTTACGCGTCGCGAACCGATGCGCGGCGCGCTGCAATTGGGCGTGCTGGTCGCCGGTCCGATCGGCGATCCTATCATCGTTGCGCGTGCCTCATCGCCGCATCTGGTGTACCGCAACGTGCCGTTCGACGGCCTGCGCGCAGGCGTGGTCTATCACCATAACGTGGTTGGGTTCGCCCCGCTGACCGCGGCCTACGGAACGACGCATCTGTGGCTGAGGGGTGTCCTTGGGATCGGAAAGAGGCTGACGTCGGAGCTGGCGCTACACGTTGCAGGGCCGGCGTCCGGCTTACCATTCTTGAACCGGCTGATGGGCGACGAGGCGGTGCGGCTCGACGCGGTTGCCCACGGAATCGATTTGAACTTTGCGGTACATGGAGCGGCTTCTTCGGCCCGCGGCATCGGTCCGATGGCCGCGATCTTCGAACTCGGGCCGACCGGTACGGCCGAGGTTTCGCCGTTCTGGCTGCACTCCGGCTCGGGCTCCCTCACCGGCGGCTACCAGCTCGACCGTCCGCACGCGTCGAGCGCCTATTGGGCGCTGGCCGACGGCCTATCGATACACGCCTTGCAAACCCAGTTTCCCGGGCTGACGCTGCCGGTCGTTCCGCCGATGTCCGGCAGTCTGCGCGCGGCCGCGATTGTGGGTGGAAACACCGGACCCGATGCCGCTCTCGCCGGAACGATTGCGACCGGCGCGCTGACGATCGCGACCGTCCCGTTTGCATTCGCACGAGCTTCCTTCGATGGCTCGCCAGCCGCGGCGCGCATTACCGGTATCCGCGCCGCCGGACCGTGGGGAACGTTTTCGGGGAGCGGGCAGATGTCGTCCAAGGCGTTCGTTGCAGGCGGCGACTATCGCGGAACGTTCGAAGGGTTGCGGCAATTTATCGGGCCCGATCTGCGAGCGCGGGGTGGCATCTCGGGCGGCGCGTCGATCGCCGTTGAGGGCAATAAGATCGTCGTACAAGGGCGCAACATGCGCTTGCACGACGCGAGCTTCCGCGGGATTCCGGTCGACTCGGCGGATCTCACGCTCGCCGTGGCAGGTCCGCAGCTACAAATTTATTCCGCGCTCGCAAAAGCCGACGGCGGTGAAGTCGTCGCGTCCGGGTCGTTCGGGCTTTCGCCGCACGGCGACCCCGGCAGCTTGGCACTTGCGGTACGCGACATCAAAGCGGCTGGTTTGCGCGGTCTTGGATTGCCGCTCGATGCCGGCCGGGTTACGGCGTCGGGCCGGCTTTCTGCCGGTTCGCCGTTGCCCGAATTCAACGGCGGCGTGTCAATCGCGGGCGGACGCCTGCAACGCTACGCGATTTCCGGCGACGGCGACGTGGCGCTTTCGGGAGAAACCGCGCACTTGCGTCGCGTCATCGGGTCGCTCGGAACGACGTACGCGAAAGTCGACGGCGACATCGGATCGCTCGCCGCGGGTGGCCCGTCGTTTGCGCTCGATGCGGACGTTCCGGCGGCCGACGTCGCTTCGACGCTGCACGCGCTGGGATATCCCAACTACATGACACAAGGTACGTTCAACGCGCGGTTGCACATCGGCGGTAGCGGAGCCACGCCGAACGTCGGCGGCACCGTCAACGCACCGGCCGGCAACGTCAACGGTTTGCCGTTCGTCGATGCGACGGCGCAACTCTTCGCTAACGCGAGCGGGGTGCGCGCAAACGGCGGCAGCGTTCGAATCGGTTCGACGTCGGCGCGTTTCGACGCGTCGACCGGCCGCGAGCGCACGCGCGTAACGGTCGAGGCGCCATCGGCCGATCTCGCCGACTTCAATAATTTCTTCGACGCGGGTGACATGTTTGCAGGCCGCGGTAGCGTCGCATTGAGCGCAGCGCTCGATCGTGCGCGCATGCGCAGCCGCGGCAACGTGGCCATCGAGGGTCTAGCGTGGCGCGATCTGCCGATCGGCGGCGCCGTTGCGAACTGGTCTAGCGCGCACGATGCCGTTACCGGCGCGTTGTCCATCGGCGGAAAAGAGGGCCGGCTGAGCGCAAACGGTTCGTTCGTACTTCGACCGGCGAGCGATCTGCAAACGACGATCGTGAATTCGCGCTACAACCTTTCGGCCTCGGTTACCAACGCCGACTTATCGTTGTGGAGCGCCGCATTCGGCTTCGCGCAATTGCCGATCCGGGGGCGCGCCGACGCAACGATGCGGATCGACGGACGGTATCCGGATGCCGCGATGCGCGCACAGGCGACGGTGCGAGATGGTGGCGTCGGGCCGCTCGCGCTCGACACTGCGACGGCAGCGGTACACGCCCGAAGCGGGCGATTGACGATCGACAACGCCGAAATCGCAACGCGCGGTTTACAGGCGACGGTGGGCGGCTCGATCGGACTGCGTCCCGGCGATCCAGTCGACGTGTCGCTCCATGCGGCCACATCGCAATTGCCGGTGTTGGTCGCTCAAGTAACCGGCGCAAGTATTCCGATCTCCGGATCGTTCGAATCGACCTTGCACGTCGGCGGAACGTTCCGTTCGCCGTCGTTCGTCGCCGGGATCGACGCCACGGACGTCGACGCGTACGGCATCGCCATCTCGTCGTTTTTCGGCGAGGTGCGCTTGCACGGGCGATCGCTCGTGCTATCGAATGCCGGCGCGACGATTTCCGGAGGCGAGTTAACGCTGGCCGGGTCGTTGCCGTTAGAATTGGCGCCATTGCGTATCGGTCCGCAAGACCAACCGATCAGCTTCGATATCGATGCGGTGGGATTGAATCCGGCCGCGATCGACGGATTGCTCGGCAACGGCACGCGGTTGAGCGGATCGATCGACGGCCATCTCGGGTTGACGGGAACGATCGCGCGGCCGATCGTGATCGGACACGCGACGCTGCAAAACGGTTCGTACGTCAGCAACGTCGAGCGCACGCCGATTACCAACGCCGTCGGTCGTTTGACGTTCGACCGCACGAGCGCGTCGATCGATCGGGCCGGCGCTCGGCTTGGATCCGGCACCGTCGATGCTTCCGGCCGAGTCGCGTTTCCGCACGGGTTTCAAGCGCGAAGCGGATTCTCGTTTGTGGTCAAAGCGATTGCGACCGGCGCGCAACTGGATTTACCCGAGTATGGGACCGGTACGCTCAACGCCGATCTCGCGCTAACGAAGACGCCGTCGTCTTCGGCGCTCCTTTCGGGCAAAGCAACTTTGTCCGATGCGAGCCTGCCGTTCGCTGCCTTTCTGCATGCCGCGCAAGGCGGCGACGCGGACACCACGACGAGTGCAAGCGCCTTCCATCTTCCGCCGCTGGCGTTCGACGTGGATGCGGCTGCCGGTCGTAACGTGCGGGTGCGCGGATCCGGATACGGCGCCGGACTCGATATCGGCGTTGCCGGTTCGGTGCGGTTAGCCGGCACGACGAGCTCCCCGCAGTTGATCGGCTCGATCGGCTCGACGGGCGGAACGCTCACCTACTTCGATCGCGCGTTTCGGGTGCACGAAGGCAATGTGTCGTTCGCCCAAGGTGCCGGACTCGTCCCCGACATCCACGCGGTCGCAACCACGAGCGTCGTCAACCCCGATCCGGACCGCGCGCGCAACCCCTACGGGCAAGCAGAAATCACGATTGCCGTCGACGGTCCGATCGACGGTCTGAAAATCGACTTCACGACCAATCCATCCGGTTACACCCGCGACCAGATCATTTCGATGATCGCGCCGTTCGGCGGCTTTCTCAACGGCATCGCGTTCAATTCACAATCGCCGTATCAAGTCGAATCGCCGGGCGGCATAACGCCGCTCGGCGCGGTTTCACCGTTGCCGGCCGGCGCGTACCAAACGCGTAACGGCGTGATCACTGTGGGTCAGGAAGCGTTCAATATTCTCAACGCGCAGTTTGCTGCGGGCTTGCTTGCACCGCTTGAGGGTGCGCTCGGCCAAGGGCTCGGTCTCTCGAGCGTGGATTTGAACCTCGGTTACTACGGAAACGTAGGGATTACCGCAACCCGGCTGCTCGGGAAAACGGTGAGCGCCGTGTATGCGACCACCTTCGGGATTCCACAAATCCAGTCGTTCGGTATCAAGATGCAGCCGAGCCCGTTTACCTCGGCCACGTTGAACTTTTTCTACCAAACGAGCCCGACCAAGCTGTTCCAAGAACCGGTGACGATCGTCGGGCCGTCTAACGGCCTGCTTCTATCTCAGCCACTGCTCGGGAATAGCGGCTTTAACGTATCGGTGCAGCGCTACTTATGGTAA
- the gyrB gene encoding DNA topoisomerase (ATP-hydrolyzing) subunit B: protein MANNNSYTGEQIEVLRGLEAVRKRPGMYIGNTAERGLHQLVYEAVDNAVDEALAGHAQHVRVVLYKDNSCSVEDDGRGIPIDIHAEEKLPAVEVVMTILHAGGKFGKGGYKVAGGLHGVGISVVNALSEWMVTRVKRDGWAYEMRFERGITVQKLKKTGRAEGSGTFQWFKPDETMFEVLDFHWDILQKRLRELAFLNRGLEITLRDERGDEPRERLYKFEGGIVSFVEWLNEKKDPLHPIVSTHSERDGVDVEVAMQYTNVYTEQIFAYANNINTIEGGMHVLGFRTAVTNAVNSYARKRGMLKEGEASLSTDDILEGLTAVVSVKLENPQFEGQTKTKLGNNKVRSIVYGLVNERLEFFFEENPKVARTIVDKCMQAQRAREAAKKARDLSRRKNALEGSGLPGKLIDCKNTNPAESEVFLVEGDSAGGTAKGGRDPLTQAILPLRGKIINVEKARLDKVLANEEIRTMITAFGTGFGDEFNLDKLRYHKIIIMTDADVDGSHIRTLLLTFFYRQMKPLVEGGFVYIAQPPLYGIRKGKQQWWAFSEADYRSIIGDADPKEFTIQQYKGLGEMDEDQLAETTMEVGHRRLEQITIEDAVEAEQIFSDLMGDKVEPRKQYIFEYAKSVKNLDL from the coding sequence ATGGCGAATAATAATAGTTATACCGGCGAACAAATCGAGGTGCTGCGTGGCTTAGAGGCCGTTCGCAAGCGCCCGGGCATGTACATCGGCAACACCGCCGAGCGCGGATTGCACCAGTTGGTGTACGAAGCCGTCGACAACGCCGTCGACGAAGCCCTCGCCGGCCACGCCCAACACGTGCGGGTCGTACTGTACAAAGACAACTCGTGCTCGGTCGAGGACGATGGTCGCGGCATCCCGATCGACATCCATGCCGAGGAGAAGCTGCCCGCGGTCGAAGTCGTCATGACGATTTTGCACGCCGGCGGTAAGTTCGGCAAGGGCGGATATAAAGTGGCCGGCGGCTTGCACGGCGTCGGCATTTCGGTCGTCAATGCCCTCTCGGAATGGATGGTCACGCGTGTCAAACGCGACGGCTGGGCGTACGAGATGCGCTTCGAGCGCGGCATCACGGTGCAGAAGCTCAAGAAAACCGGTCGAGCCGAAGGCTCGGGCACGTTCCAGTGGTTTAAGCCCGACGAAACGATGTTCGAAGTCCTGGACTTTCATTGGGACATTCTGCAGAAGCGGCTGCGCGAATTGGCGTTCCTCAATCGCGGGCTCGAAATTACCCTCCGCGACGAGCGCGGCGACGAACCGCGCGAGCGCTTGTACAAATTCGAAGGCGGCATCGTGTCGTTCGTCGAGTGGCTTAACGAAAAGAAAGATCCGCTGCATCCGATCGTTTCGACGCATTCCGAACGCGACGGCGTCGACGTCGAAGTTGCGATGCAATACACCAACGTGTACACCGAGCAGATCTTCGCCTATGCCAACAACATCAATACGATCGAAGGCGGCATGCACGTGCTGGGCTTTCGCACGGCCGTCACCAACGCCGTCAATAGCTACGCGCGCAAACGCGGAATGCTCAAAGAGGGCGAAGCCTCGTTATCGACCGACGATATTCTCGAAGGCCTGACGGCCGTCGTTTCGGTCAAGCTGGAAAACCCGCAGTTCGAAGGTCAAACCAAAACCAAGTTAGGCAATAACAAAGTCCGCAGCATCGTGTACGGTCTCGTCAACGAGCGTCTCGAGTTCTTTTTCGAAGAGAATCCGAAAGTCGCCAGGACGATCGTCGACAAGTGCATGCAAGCCCAACGCGCTCGCGAGGCGGCCAAAAAAGCCCGCGACCTGTCGCGCCGCAAGAACGCGCTCGAAGGGTCGGGCCTTCCCGGCAAGCTGATTGATTGTAAGAATACCAATCCGGCCGAGAGCGAAGTCTTTTTGGTCGAGGGCGATTCGGCGGGCGGCACTGCCAAGGGTGGACGCGACCCGCTGACGCAAGCGATTTTGCCGCTGCGCGGTAAGATCATCAACGTCGAAAAAGCGCGGCTTGACAAAGTCCTCGCGAACGAAGAGATCCGGACGATGATCACCGCGTTCGGAACGGGCTTTGGCGACGAGTTCAATCTTGATAAGCTGCGCTATCACAAGATCATCATCATGACCGATGCCGACGTCGATGGCTCGCACATCCGCACGCTCTTGCTCACGTTCTTTTATCGCCAGATGAAGCCGCTGGTCGAGGGCGGCTTCGTGTACATCGCTCAACCGCCGCTGTACGGCATCCGCAAGGGCAAGCAGCAATGGTGGGCGTTCAGTGAAGCGGACTACCGCTCGATTATCGGCGACGCAGATCCCAAAGAATTCACCATTCAGCAGTACAAAGGTCTCGGCGAAATGGACGAGGATCAGTTAGCCGAAACGACGATGGAAGTCGGCCACCGGCGGTTAGAGCAAATCACCATCGAAGATGCGGTCGAAGCCGAGCAGATCTTCAGCGATCTGATGGGCGACAAAGTCGAGCCCCGCAAACAGTACATCTTCGAATACGCCAAGAGCGTAAAGAACCTCGACCTCTAG
- a CDS encoding DUF721 domain-containing protein — protein MLKPLGQAMARWTPARSARIDDPVTAIATAWAEIVGADIARNSQPVKIERGTLFIVTTSGAWGQQLTFLAEGLLAAVRERTPQTSVARLRFRVGKITAVRRRTSPRTTAMPKAAVPRASAAETAADALAAFRRHVECWERAKRVAGWKECGNCNALLRPSSAARCAACESALTRRRTERAARLLAEAPWLGYAGTAELVDELSRTEYEVLRARLLSDWRQSLERARAASAEHPAPGERGLASAYVLLATRLRPHEIDPAVMRGVLGDASYDRLYETQRTETNGE, from the coding sequence GTGCTAAAACCGCTCGGGCAGGCAATGGCGCGCTGGACGCCCGCGCGCTCGGCTCGAATCGACGATCCGGTTACGGCCATTGCAACCGCCTGGGCAGAGATCGTCGGCGCCGACATCGCTCGCAACTCGCAACCCGTGAAAATCGAACGAGGTACGCTGTTCATCGTGACGACGTCGGGGGCGTGGGGCCAGCAGTTGACGTTTTTGGCGGAGGGGTTGTTGGCCGCCGTCCGCGAGCGTACGCCGCAAACATCGGTCGCGCGTTTGCGGTTTAGAGTGGGGAAGATCACCGCCGTGCGCCGGCGGACGTCGCCGCGCACCACTGCGATGCCGAAAGCGGCCGTTCCGCGCGCCTCCGCAGCGGAAACTGCGGCCGACGCGTTAGCCGCCTTCCGCCGTCACGTAGAATGCTGGGAGCGGGCGAAACGAGTTGCTGGGTGGAAAGAATGCGGTAACTGCAACGCCTTGCTTCGACCCTCAAGTGCTGCGCGTTGCGCTGCGTGCGAAAGCGCCCTAACCCGGCGCAGAACGGAGCGAGCGGCGCGACTTTTGGCTGAAGCGCCGTGGCTCGGTTATGCCGGAACTGCGGAACTGGTCGACGAGTTGTCGCGAACCGAATATGAGGTGTTGCGCGCGCGGCTTCTCTCGGACTGGCGGCAATCGCTCGAACGCGCCCGCGCGGCGTCGGCCGAGCATCCGGCTCCGGGCGAACGTGGCTTGGCGAGCGCATACGTGTTGCTCGCAACGCGGCTTCGGCCGCACGAAATCGATCCCGCGGTTATGCGCGGCGTGTTAGGCGACGCGTCGTATGACCGGCTCTACGAAACGCAACGAACGGAAACGAATGGCGAATAA
- the recF gene encoding DNA replication/repair protein RecF: MQLTRLELLDFRNYERLEIAPGPGLTAFVGSNAQGKSNLLEAVAMLGTGKSFRALRDGSVIRYGCERAAVTGEAMLRAGSVNLGCSVVRGARGTRKAFAVNGSDVRYARFLGHLRVVTFVPADLQLIGGAPALRRALLNGALAQSEPRYYRALARYMQTLAQKNALLRALAPVDPELLDVYNRTLIESAAELIPARARFVQELDTSAAESHRRFTAGAEVLHVEYAGDIACDALDAEDVARAFERRLRETADVERARKASVTGPHRDDVILTLDGRSLSTYGSQGQQRTAVLALKLAEYATLRDRGGEAPLLLLDDVLSELDDERASAFVAGLGEYEQVFLTAVQLPPALRSGAHVYTVERANVTAVAC; encoded by the coding sequence ATGCAACTGACGCGACTCGAGCTGCTGGACTTCCGCAACTACGAACGCCTTGAAATCGCTCCCGGACCGGGCTTGACGGCCTTCGTTGGGAGTAACGCGCAGGGTAAGAGCAACTTGCTCGAGGCCGTCGCGATGCTCGGCACCGGCAAGTCGTTCCGAGCGCTGCGCGACGGATCGGTGATCCGCTACGGTTGCGAGCGCGCCGCCGTAACGGGAGAGGCGATGCTTCGCGCCGGCAGCGTGAATCTCGGCTGTTCGGTCGTGCGCGGCGCGCGCGGCACGCGCAAAGCGTTTGCGGTGAACGGAAGCGATGTCCGGTACGCCCGCTTTTTAGGGCACCTACGAGTCGTCACGTTCGTGCCTGCCGATTTGCAGCTTATTGGCGGTGCGCCGGCCCTGCGGCGGGCGCTGCTCAACGGCGCTCTCGCGCAATCCGAGCCCCGTTACTATCGCGCGCTGGCCCGCTACATGCAAACGCTGGCGCAAAAGAATGCGCTCCTACGCGCGCTCGCGCCGGTCGACCCCGAGTTGCTCGATGTCTACAACCGCACGCTGATCGAATCGGCCGCCGAACTTATTCCGGCGCGCGCCCGGTTCGTGCAAGAACTCGACACTTCGGCCGCCGAGTCGCACCGGCGCTTCACCGCGGGCGCCGAAGTACTGCACGTGGAGTACGCCGGCGACATTGCGTGCGACGCGCTCGACGCTGAAGATGTCGCGCGCGCCTTCGAGCGCCGCCTTCGCGAAACGGCCGACGTCGAGCGGGCGCGAAAAGCGTCCGTTACCGGACCGCATCGCGACGATGTAATACTGACCCTCGACGGACGATCGCTATCGACCTACGGATCGCAAGGTCAGCAGCGCACGGCGGTGCTCGCGCTGAAACTTGCCGAATATGCAACGCTACGCGATCGCGGTGGGGAAGCGCCGCTGCTCTTGCTCGACGACGTGCTGTCGGAGCTGGATGACGAGCGGGCCTCGGCCTTCGTGGCCGGCCTGGGCGAGTACGAGCAAGTGTTCTTGACGGCGGTGCAGTTGCCGCCCGCGTTGCGGTCGGGTGCGCACGTCTATACCGTCGAACGCGCGAACGTCACGGCGGTGGCGTGCTAA
- the dnaN gene encoding DNA polymerase III subunit beta, with protein MMKFSCNTKDISAAVGAASKIVNAHTTVPILSNVLLQAEDGKIAVRATDLELTLEHGFAADVGESGSVTIPAKLFASYLGNLPAGTLELSGTPTRASVKHERSNYDFHALPAEEYPPLPAATRGSHFTMGAKKFRDAIDATIFAASNEEARGAVLMGTLIEIEGDAMTLVATDGYRLAKFATTLDEAIGGSEKYIVPSRALAEAARNLGGGETIAVNALGAQSNQLQMTAGNVSITVRLVDGQYPNYQQVIPAKFDRSVTVSTSRLIGSLRRAELVAGDRASMVKLAISNQTLVVTANSDISGTAYEELEVEQTGDDLTIAFNARYLVEILNHIKSERAVLEFLGPLSPAAIRPLEPMDSGTQLYVLMPLRQ; from the coding sequence ATGATGAAGTTCAGCTGTAACACTAAAGACATCTCGGCAGCCGTCGGAGCGGCCAGTAAGATCGTCAACGCGCATACGACCGTTCCGATCCTGTCCAACGTTTTGCTGCAAGCAGAAGACGGGAAGATCGCCGTTCGCGCGACCGATCTCGAGCTGACGCTCGAACACGGTTTTGCCGCGGATGTCGGCGAGAGCGGCTCGGTGACGATTCCGGCCAAGCTGTTCGCGAGCTATCTCGGAAACTTACCGGCCGGAACGCTCGAACTCAGCGGCACGCCGACGCGTGCCAGCGTCAAGCACGAACGCAGTAACTACGACTTTCACGCGCTGCCCGCCGAAGAATATCCGCCGCTCCCGGCGGCAACCCGAGGCTCGCACTTCACCATGGGTGCAAAAAAGTTTCGAGACGCGATCGATGCGACGATTTTCGCCGCGTCCAACGAGGAGGCGCGTGGCGCCGTCCTGATGGGGACGTTGATCGAGATCGAAGGCGACGCGATGACGCTGGTTGCGACCGATGGGTACCGCCTCGCCAAGTTCGCAACGACGCTCGACGAAGCCATCGGGGGTTCTGAGAAATACATCGTGCCATCGCGCGCTCTGGCCGAGGCCGCCCGTAACCTGGGCGGAGGCGAAACGATCGCGGTCAACGCACTTGGCGCGCAGAGCAATCAGTTGCAAATGACGGCCGGAAACGTGTCGATAACGGTACGGCTGGTCGACGGCCAGTACCCCAACTACCAGCAAGTCATCCCCGCAAAATTCGATCGCAGCGTAACGGTCAGCACGTCGCGGCTGATCGGAAGTCTACGCCGCGCCGAGCTGGTGGCCGGCGATCGCGCAAGCATGGTAAAGCTGGCCATCTCGAATCAGACCCTGGTCGTGACGGCTAACTCCGACATCTCGGGCACCGCCTACGAGGAGCTCGAGGTCGAACAAACGGGGGACGATTTGACGATCGCCTTCAACGCGCGGTACCTGGTCGAGATCCTCAATCATATCAAAAGCGAGCGGGCCGTTTTGGAGTTTCTCGGACCGCTCTCGCCGGCGGCTATTCGTCCCCTCGAGCCGATGGATTCGGGCACGCAACTGTACGTGCTCATGCCGCTGCGGCAGTGA